In the Microcebus murinus isolate Inina chromosome 14, M.murinus_Inina_mat1.0, whole genome shotgun sequence genome, one interval contains:
- the BBIP1 gene encoding BBSome-interacting protein 1, translating to MAEVKSMFREVLPKQGQLSVEDVTTMVLCKPKLLPLKSLTLEKLEKMQQAAQDTIRQQEMAEKEQITH from the exons ATGGCAGAAGTGAAGTCAATGTTCCGGGAAGTTCTTCCAAAACAAG gGCAATTGTCTGTGGAAGATGTAACCACAATGGTGCTGTGTAAACCCAAACTTTTACCCTTAAAATCTCTGACTCtggaaaaactggagaaaatgCAGCAAGCAGCACAGGATACAATTCGCCAACAAGAAATGGCAGAAAAGGAACAAATAACCCACTGA